Within Quercus lobata isolate SW786 chromosome 5, ValleyOak3.0 Primary Assembly, whole genome shotgun sequence, the genomic segment ATGGATATGAACGATGGATGATGAAAGCTGCAAATAATGGAGCTGCTGCATTTGGTGAAGTGGAGAGGTTTGATGACAAGGAGAGTGGTGTGGCTGGTGGGAGGGGACGTAAAAAAACAACTggtgatgaagaagaaggtaaTGTTTCAGATAAAGGGGAggaggatgaagaagaagaggcagcAAGGAAGAATCGATTGGGACTCAACAAAAGAGAAGGTGACGATGATGAGGAAGGTCCAAGGGGTGGTGATCTTGAtttggatgatgatgatattgaaAAGGGTAATCAGTTTTCTTTATAGTACATTGTTCTCCATTTAAAGAAGACATTGCCATGGATTATTTTCCTCATTTCATGTGAATTTGTATTAATGGAACCCAATTGATTTAATTCATGTCAAGAGACTCGAAAGACTGTTCAGACGAGTTTGGAGACTGTCCTCTCCAGGGGAATATAACAGAAAACTAGTAGAGATGTTAGGGGCTTATTTGGTAGCAGTTTTTAAAAAGTGTTCTAAAAACACTAAGAAACTGTTTtcgatattgaaaaaaaaaattgttaaactaaaaaatttctttcaaaatatgtaactcAAAAaggttaaagaaaataaaaactgaaagcTTTTTGGTAAAGACAAACTCAAAaacagtttatttatttatttaattgcaaGCCTTTGACAGGCAATACCCTCCAGACACACAAAGCCAATCTGCTGGCCATGGACAAACCCACCCATGGCCGGCAAACTCAACGCACACATGCACTCACACATCAACAACAAATCAACACAATCACAATCCAATCTGCCAGCGTGCACAAAACAACCCAAAGCTTACCCAAATCCATTCAAGCCATGAACCATCCAACCCTACATATTTTGAACCTCCTTTCCAAGCACCAGTCTGGTCAAGCCCTTCAACCTAGCATTCCCGAGATCCCTGGCCACATTCAACCTATAAATGTACACAACAAATCAACGCAATCACAATCCAGTCTGCCAGTGTGCACAAAACAAGCCAAAGCTTACCCAAATCCATTCAAGCCATGAACTGGTCAACTACTTAGCTTTTGAACCTCCTTTCCAAGCACTGGTCTGGTCAAGCCCTTCAACCTAGCATTCCTGAGATCCCTGGCCACATCAACCTGTacctttttgatttttttaaatagtattCTTTTTAGAAAGGAACTTGATTCCTTATTATCCATTGGCATCTATGGTTTCAAGATATGACTGTAGATGGCATTTGGGGTGTTAAAATACCTTGGAAAGTGGCAATTTTTTTGGCTAGCCAACTGCTTTGGATAAAATCTTGAAAGCTGACAACCTTAGGTGGAGGGGTATATAATTGTGGATAGGTTCTGCCTGTGCAAGGATAGTGTTGAACAGTGGACCATGTTCTGCATTGTATAGGAAATTATGCTCATTAgccttattattatttggttGCTGTGAGTATGCATGGGACTGTGGGGGAGATGTTTGCATgttaggaaggaaattttggtTGTCACAAGAGTGGTTTGATTCAATCTACCAcctatttaaaaagttaaaaatcccATGTGTTGGGCCCCACTTATCAAGGAGGAGTCTAGGTCCACAATAGAGGGGGAGTGTTAAGTGATTAATTCACCCTTTCCTAATAGCTTAATCTTTTAGgaaaattggtaatttattaGTTTTCTATAGCATTGTACTCATAACCTTGAAGAAAGTGCATGTCATCATTGGGTTGCCTTTTGTACTGCACTGATTTTATGGTATTTCTTGTAAATTCATCTTTAATGTGGAATGAGGCAAAAGCATGAAAAGATGGGTCTTAAGTTTTGGGGAATATCATCTACGAATTTTCATAATGTTAGGTGATTCTTTCTCGTGTTAAGAATGCTTTGTTCTGATAAGAATTGAAAACACATGATGACTTCtacaattaataattatgtcTGCTTTTAtggtaaatctttttttttttttttggtggataattcaatagttggaggGGGGATTTGACCCTCAACATCTCCACTTGAAACACCAGGAAGTGCTAGTTGAGCTATAAGGCTCTTGGCCTTTTCTTTGAATCTAATGTATGCATCAATATGTATCAGGTGATGATTGGGAGCATGAAGAAATTTTCACTGATGATGATGAAGCAGTTGGTAATGATCCTGAGGAAAGAGAAGAATTGGCCCCTGAAGTTCCTGCTCCTCCAGAAATTAAGCAGGTGTGTGTACTTCTATAACAGGCAAATTTGGgttaaaccctaatgaaattaatttttttgataagttcagGAGGACATGAAGTAAAAATCTACCCTAATGGAAATTATTTGAATTGAAGATAGTACTTTGTAAACATTTACTTTGCATGAAGCCATATTAACTAATGTAAACAATATACTTCTCAATTTCTGAGCTGAGCTATTTATATGAGTTGCCATGCATTCTTACAATAGTAGGGGAAGCGCAGGTTTCTTAATAGCTAGAATTTCCGGAAGGCAGGTAGCATGTAGACTATTAAGCAAACTATCTACTAAAGGATGGAATTGCAACTTAACTCAACTAAGACTAAATCTTAACCAATTAAGGGTGCATCTTATTCTAAAATACATTCTGTTGTTAAAGCTGCCTGTCTATTAATGTCTGTAGCATGcaagatatattttttgagtgtgttttttttttaagcaacaaAACTttatgaaagaaagaagaggcCCAAGTACTCATGGAGTATACTATGGGAACGGCACAATGAAGTTCTGATGTTACAGTGGTCTATTAGatctaaaagagaaataaaagaaaatgatccCAAAGCTAGAGTCCAATCAGACAAAGATTCAAAGAAAAGCAACCTAAGATCGAGAGTAGTACTTTCACATACCTCAAAACTTCTAGCAGTTATTTCGCTCCTGCCAAATATGCAATATTATACACTTCCACCAACAATAGGCCTTATATTCtattttcatctttttgttTGAATACAGTTTCCTACTACAGTGTCTTGATATGATCTGTAGATAAGTAGAAACTAATTCCCATGGGAATTATCTTCCAAAAATTGTAGGCTCATTATGCCTTTTGATAActatttgctaaaaaaaatggttggtgGTATGTTTGGCAATTGATTTGTGAGATATATTCACAGCAATTAGAACTTTGTTGAAGTTCAAAAATTGTGCAAGTGTTCCATATTGCATAGTCATATAGTGTTGGCCTATAGCATCCCGCATAATTAGTGCCTCCATTACTGCTACACATTCTTACTTACTCATGGTTCCTGATTTATTCTTGAGATTTAGCTAATTATTGTTGATGTTTTATATAGCTGTTTTAACttcttcaattttgtgtttCTGGTACTAGCAGTAGTACTTATGTCTCGTGCTTTGCCCAGTGCATGTTGATATCCAAAGTTGTGGCTTCTTCAATCTGAACACTAGACAAATTGTCAAAATGATAAAATCTATTTACATGTTCTTGCAGGATGAAGAGGACGAGGATGAAGATAATGAAGAAGAGGGTGGACTGAGTAAATCTGGAAAAGAGTTGAAGAAGCTACTTGGGCGAACTGGTGGGCTGAATGATTCAGAtgctgaggatgatgatgatgatgaggatgtaAGTTCAGTTTGATTCTTAATTGCAGTACCTTGCTATGTTAACAACTTATGTTTATTATTCACACTTCTTTGTGATCCATATTATGATAGATGTTGTCTAACTGTACCAaggtttttatttgattttcataCCATTTAGTTCATTTTTGGAATGGTGATGTggcattatattttctttttaggagTGTGAAGTCAGTGACTTGGTTTCTTGTTCTTGGACATTGATAAGACTCACATGTACATTGATAAGACTCACATGTACATTGATTGAATCCCCTTTAAAAGAATGGCTTGCAATGTTTATTAAGAATGCCAACGTTATATGTGTGTTAAGAAATAGGAAAATGTTGTTATGGGTTGTACACTTGAGTGTTATGGGCAGTACCTTTCTAGGAGATTCCTAAGGTGCCAGCGTCTCCACCAGCTGTTACAATCTGGAATATACCTTGTTGTAAACTTCCTATATATAAGTAATGAATAGTGAAAAGGGCTGTGATTCAAGCATTAATGCACCTTTTTCATGATTATTAATCCTTTCCTTTCCAACAATGTGTTCTAAATTTGACTGCACTTGTTTTCCTCTCTATTGATGGAGTGTTTTCTTTTGGTTTGTCCAGATCGATGATGATATTGGCCTTTCCCCTGTGCTGGCTCCAAAGCAGAAGGATGCACCTAAAGAGGAACCTGCTGAAAACAGTCCTTTAAAAACGGCGCCTTCTGGACCTGCTAAGGGAACCCCATCTAGCTCCAAGTCTTCGAAGTCTAAGAGAAAATTGAATGGGGATGATGCAAAAGCAACAAATGGTGCACCTCCAAAGAAGGTGAAGACAGAAAATGTAGGACATTATTTTCCCTGAACTTGATTTACTTGCATCAAGTTTGTGTTCAATGCAAAGGATTTAGTTCCCTATGATAAGTAAGGGCTCCCTAAATGTGATAATGTTTtgataaaatcattttaatatattttttttttctggaatCAGGAACTAAAATCTTctgtaaaagaagaaaatgttcCTACTTCTAAAAGTACTGTGCCTTCAAAAGGaacaccatcatcatcatcaaaatctgCTTCAACATCATCTGCTGGGCCTGTCACTGAAGACGAAATCAGGGCTGTTTTAATGCAAAAGACACCAGTGACAACTCAGGATCTTGTTGCTAATTTTAAGGCAAGATTAAGATCACCAGAGGTATGCTCTTTAACAGCATTTTAAAACTCTTACTGGATGGGGTTGTTTGACTGGGCAATGCTATTcggctcttttttatttttttttttaattttagggaTTGAAATCGCTCAACATGTAAACCTTAGGCATGAACAGtgtattttggccaaaaatgaatgactttttaattaataaatatcaaaCTCAAGTGGTACTACCGTATCGAAGTTGTTAACAACCTTAAGAAATGCTGCCAACTCATCCGGGGATCACCTATACCTTGATATCCTCAATGCTATTGGTTGGATCAAGGGCTTTCACCCTTGTTCcctcctctctccctctcacgGGAGGGTATCTTGTGTGCTGGGCCTGGGCATATGAGATATCTCTCTTATTGACATGTGGGTCCCACATTTCAGTAAGAGAGAAGTCTCATACCCCTAGCGCATTTGAAAATTTCTCCTCCCTCCCTCTCAATGGAATTAATTTCGTAAAAGGACAAGTTTTTGTATAGatctttttattgattttgttttcttaactACAAAATACTTCGAATTTAGAATtgagaaatatatattattgtttcttttcaaTTCTGTAATTTTCCTAgttaatttactaatttcagttttaagaataaaaatttaaaaataataataaagaaaatgtagGCTTATTGtgtactttttttcatttatactTATCAACGGTCAACATTGAATAGACGTAcgttttatttttgtgtattaatttatatttgaatgtTTGTATGATTATCATTATTAAGCAGGCACATAAGTTTGGAAAATCCTAGTTCCGTCCGGCTTAGGCTGTGGTGACTGGTTTTTTTTGTTGACTTAAGAGCTTTTAATCAGCCCAAACCAACTCAGTTGCCtctttattattactattattttaaaaaaatattagttgtTGCTGGTGGAGGAAGCTTTACCCACAAACCTGCACGTTTTGAGACTCATGCATGGACCCACAAGCAATGGCGGAGCTAGGATTTAAGTtgaaaaggggggggggggatttatATGTAACTCACAATTATGGCTCGacacaaatttgaaaaattaaaatttattcagttgaatattaaataatatttttcttacctataaaaaaaaaatattaaagaatattttaatgaaattatatatttttttaaaaaccttcaTGAGAAGGAAGTATAttcattttgttgtatttatcTATTTAGCTTTTACTCacttttttggagaaacaaacacatataAGGAAGAGGGAAAGTGAAAGACTTTTGCTCACAAGCATcaattttcaaagtaaaaaatcGAGTTATGAATGAAATGATATgcaattttatgtaattttggTTAATGAAGACTTATAAAATGCTCAAATTATAATGTGTGAaactataatataatatttattatatagttAGCTTCAAATTCCCAGCAACATGGTTACATGCATTCTATTACAACACTATGCTTGCGTGTCAAGCCAACAATTTTATATAGGCTACACTCTATAGCACTCAACCAAAAATAAACCCATTAGAAATCGTCCTTGGGCCTTTATAACTCCACTATGCCTGGTTATTAAATCTCCGTAGTCCAAGCTTCGTCAAAGTCCCTGGTAACTGAATAATATACTTTATCTTCTATTGATAGCTTATGATACACATGAAGCTTTTGTCCAAGGCATGCTAGTGGAGGATTGAGGACATGAAAGTACTCTTGGTTCATTTAGAAATTAGGAGCTATGCTCTGTTTCAAGACCAAGAAACTAAGTGGCATTTAAATTAGCTAAATTTTCATGAAGTGTGAGTGAAGAAAGGTTTTGTCTAGGTGAGGTTCCTCAGCAGTTAAGGGATATAGTTTTGATTAATGTTCAATTATCTAATTGGATAGGCACTACTTTTTGTTACCCAAATATAAAGTAGGTAGGAGGTTGTATTATGTGTTAAGGTGTTTTTTGTGCGGGCCAGGGGGTgggggggcaattgccccctcTTGGCCCCCCTTGGCTCTGCCCCTGCTCACTGCGCATatgccatttattttttgtaatagtATTAATTTTGTTACATCTATCTATACgtaatataaaatgaaaatttttggcCTTTTGTTGACCTCTAATGTTTGCACACAGGTTTTTGAAAATCCACATCTTTTCATGTCATTAATctattatatatcttttattGAGTTTAAATTTCATGGGGATTCCCTATTAAGCCTCTTATATTTACATCTCCATTAGAATCTTGTcacatcatattttctttaaattgtaGAATAGATCATATACAAATACATTCATATTGATTGTTTGTTAATAATTACCATTAataatcaaatttcatatttagaaaaACATAAACAGAAATAGAAGTtcatattttgttcatttattgaattttccCATCCATGGCACAAATAATTGACTAGTTTCATGTATTTTGAGACCTTTGTTCCCAAATTCAACACAATTGATGACCATCCATGTTGCATAAATGTTATGTgaatatacataaaatttttatacaaaagttaataaatatagaattgacttttattttttatttttttattttatgtaaatatatattgttagtCCCCAtttgttattacttttttttggcAATCTATTCTGCCAGTATTTactgttttttctttaattaataattaagtaATTATGACATCATGCTTTGATCTTGTTCAACTCCTTGATCTCTCATGTATTTTGGGTGTTGAAACAGTGTATCTCTCACATATTTTGGGTATTGAAACAGTGTGTTCATGTATTTTGGGTTTCGAAACAGTGTGGTTTTTGAAACGTTGCTCTTTTGTATTGTGTAGAATGATTTTAggtatggtttttgattttctttatccATGGGAATGATTTTTGGTCCTTGATGTGAGGATTATTTGTGGCATGTATCTGTAGAATTTATGATTTTGTGGTGCTTGCTGCACAAACCATTTTACCTGATCTTTTAGAGCCTAGATGATCTCATATAATAAGGGGCAAAAAAAGATCTGACATAATACAGAACAAAGACATATATATTTTGGTGAcgtgtttctctttcttttaatcATGGCATGTTTTTGTTAAAAGAGTAATGAGTTACAACATGTTTTCTCAAAGGAGTacttgacaattttttaaaatggatgAAATGTATTCTGATTTCTTATGCATATGATGCAGGACAAGAACGCATTTGCTGCCATCCTGAGGAAAATTTCTAAGATACAGAAGTCAAATGGATCCAAGTCTAACTATgttgttttgagagagaaatgatTGGATCCATCCATGTACATCTGCTTTTAAGTGAGCTGGTATTCGCCCCTTCCTCCTACCCCAACTACTTTAACAATCTCTTAAATGTGTTCTTAATTCTTCTATATATGGTGGAGGATAAACAAAAACTTTTGCAGATATTCTGACGAAAATTTCTAAGATATACAGGACAAATGGATATGACTGTTGTTTTGAGCGAGAGATGATTGAGTCCATTTGCTTTTCGTTGCTTCCCGCCAGCCA encodes:
- the LOC115992964 gene encoding transcription initiation factor IIF subunit alpha isoform X2, which produces MSFDLLLKPSCSGCGSTTDLYGSNCKHLTLCLTCGKTMAENRGKCFECGTTVTRLIREYNVRASSSNDKNYFIGRFVTGLPNFSKKKSAENKWSLHKEGLQGRQVTDALREKYKNKPWLLEDETGQFQFQGHLEGAQSATYYLLMMQGKEFVAIPAGSWYNFNKVAQYKQLTLEEAEEKMKNRKKTADGYERWMMKAANNGAAAFGEVERFDDKESGVAGGRGRKKTTGDEEEGNVSDKGEEDEEEEAARKNRLGLNKREGDDDEEGPRGGDLDLDDDDIEKGDDWEHEEIFTDDDEAVGNDPEEREELAPEVPAPPEIKQDEEDEDEDNEEEGGLSKSGKELKKLLGRTGGLNDSDAEDDDDDEDIDDDIGLSPVLAPKQKDAPKEEPAENSPLKTAPSGPAKGTPSSSKSSKSKRKLNGDDAKATNGAPPKKELKSSVKEENVPTSKSTVPSKGTPSSSSKSASTSSAGPVTEDEIRAVLMQKTPVTTQDLVANFKARLRSPEDKNAFAAILRKISKIQKSNGSKSNYVVLREK
- the LOC115992964 gene encoding transcription initiation factor IIF subunit alpha isoform X1, encoding MSFDLLLKPSCSGCGSTTDLYGSNCKHLTLCLTCGKTMAENRGKCFECGTTVTRLIREYNVRASSSNDKNYFIGRFVTGLPNFSKKKSAENKWSLHKEGLQGRQVTDALREKYKNKPWLLEDETGQFQFQGHLEGAQSATYYLLMMQGKEFVAIPAGSWYNFNKVAQYKQLTLEEAEEKMKNRKKTADGYERWMMKAANNGAAAFGEVERFDDKESGVAGGRGRKKTTGDEEEGNVSDKGEEDEEEEAARKNRLGLNKREGDDDEEGPRGGDLDLDDDDIEKGDDWEHEEIFTDDDEAVGNDPEEREELAPEVPAPPEIKQDEEDEDEDNEEEGGLSKSGKELKKLLGRTGGLNDSDAEDDDDDEDIDDDIGLSPVLAPKQKDAPKEEPAENSPLKTAPSGPAKGTPSSSKSSKSKRKLNGDDAKATNGAPPKKVKTENELKSSVKEENVPTSKSTVPSKGTPSSSSKSASTSSAGPVTEDEIRAVLMQKTPVTTQDLVANFKARLRSPEDKNAFAAILRKISKIQKSNGSKSNYVVLREK